The genomic interval CACCTGAATTGTTCCCACAAACGCACCTGTATCGGCGCCCGTTTCAACCATCCTCACCCTTGTAGTATTAAATGGGGACGTTTCAATAAATACATCGTTTGGCAGCACCTCTGCTTCTGTATGGTTCGTATTTCGCTCCGCATCTGCCAGCATCATTTTGGCATAGTCTCCTATAGAATAGGAGTCGGCATCAAACGAAAGTGTTGCATCAAAACTGCCGAATGTTAGTTCCCTTGAGATTGTTGCCTCTGTCAGTGCTTTGCCGGTGTATTCCACAGTGGCAGTACCGCCCTGCACTGTTTTTATAACGCCAATATTTGATCTGACATTTGAACTGGCGCCGCCGGTGGTGGCTGTTCCCGTCCTTATAGTTGCAAGGAAAGTGCCGCTGTCAGCGCCGTCCTCATTCAGGTCAAGCAGCAGGTCTTTTCCGGAATAATAGTTTACGCCAAATACCTTAATGGCGGTGGTAAGCACCTCTTCCGATGCGGAATCGGCGTTTCTGCCGAGATCCGTTACGGTGACAACTACGGTATCGCCAAAAAGATATGCCATATCCTTGCTCAGTGACATACTGACTGTGTAACCAGGCGTTGGCGCAGGAGAAGGCGTGGGCGTTTCTGCTGGTATTGTCGGAGTGGGCGTCTCCGTTGCCGGTGGAGTAGGCGACGTAACAAATATTGGCGTAGGAGTAAACTTCAGTTCAGGCGACGGCGTGGGGCTGGGCTTTGACGTTGGCGTTTGAGGCGGCGCTGATTCGGTGGTAAAACTCCAGCTATAGTTTGAATTCAGGCTGGTTCCGGCATAGTTTGCAGCACGAACGCCAGCGGTGATTGTTGCAGTATATGCGGTGCTGTATGCCAGATTTACCAATGGGGTAAATGTAGCGGCCGCTCCGTTTGCGGTTACCAACCCGGTGACTTTATTAACTCCATCGCTGAGTATAAACGTATCATTCGTAAGGGTAGAACCGTTGATATACATCCCATGTTCCGGAAAGAAATTACTAAAGTCAAATTTGGCAAACACTTATAAACATTGATTCTGCGACTACATGTCTTTTGGAAGTCTTTTAATTACTGGCCGAAAACAACATTGGACATTCCAAGTTTTTCCAATAGCATTTGTGTGACGGCGGGAAGTTTCACGGCTTTCTTTAAGGTTTCACCGGTATTTTTAGCCTCAAGAGTGGCGATATCTATATCTTTGAACGGCGCATAGAGTTCCTTTGAGTTTAAAAAATCTTTTTCTCCTATTGCCTTTCGTTGGTTTGATAGATAACGGTTTATAAAATATGCCAGGATGCAGATAGTATAGACGGCTTTAACATGTGCCTCGGTATTGACAAAGAAGGGCCTGATTTTTAAGAACGATTTTACATTTTTAAAGACATCTTCTATTTTTGTCTTGTCCCGATAGGCTCTAACTATAGATTGGGGTTTTGCTTTAAACGCACCTCCATCTTCCCGTTCTGTATGGTTAGTGATAAAAACACATACGCCATCCAACAATCTATCTGCGGCTATAACATCAGTTAACAGCTTGATTTCTATTTTGAAACTTTTGACGGATTTGACCTGCCCGTTTTTCAGTCTATGGGTAACGGTGATGGACGTCAGAACAGGGTCTTCGAAATATTTATGAATCTTTAACCTTTTCAGCTCATCTACAATGCGGCTCTTTGTTGCGTCATATTGCCGGTCTCTTTGGGCATTTTTAAGGTTTTTATTCTCTTCTTTGAGATAATCCTTAAAAAAGGTTATTTTCTCGTCTCTATTATTGCGGTCTTCTATAAATAAAGTGGGATTAAAACCGGTAATAAAACGCTTGTTTCCTATGACGCCATTGTCATGGTAGTATAATTCATCATCATAGTTTAAAAACCCTTGCGGGATAGGTATATCGGAGGCGTCCTTATCTTCTATGGATAACCCATTAAGAGACTTTAAACTGACACCGCAAGAGGGTATCTGATTTCTATCCAATGCCGAGATGTATTTGAGTTTGGCTTCTTCTATCAAATTGGCATTGTCCTCAGAGATTATGCCTCTGTCAAATACAAGGGTGACGTTTTTATCAGTCAATTTGAATCTGGTTTTACAGGCATTGATATTCTGTTTGAGGGTTTTTACCTCAGCGGTGTTCCCGGGGAATACATCCCATTTGAAAGGATATCCCTCAGAGTTGATAAGAACACCCAGTAAGACCTGCCGCCTGCCATGACACTCTATTTTGCCCTTGCCAAATGCCGATAGATCACAGTTATATCCCACAAAGTAGGAAGTAGTTAGGTCGTAGTTGATAAATTTATAGGATTCCGGACGTTTCCAGAAGGTTTGGTTAAAAAGGTGGTTCTCTATAGATATTTTGTTTTTGTGTATTTTATCTAATTCATAATAGATTTTATCGTCATTTAGGCCTGAAAGATCAATTTTAAGAATGTCCTCCAGCGCGCTCTTTTTCGCCCAATGAGGAATGGAATAATGAGAACACGGATCGGTGCACCTGTTAATAGTCAGTATCTTTGCAATCATATTGGTAGGAAGGGCGCCTGCAGTGACATCGTAGTCAAAAGCCTGATCAAGCTGCCACTGGTTCCACAACTCATTAACAACGGCTATATCGAGATATGCCCTGCTTTCCAGGACTGCAACGTCTTTGAGCTGAGTCTGCAATTGATCTGTGTTTTCAACTGTTTTACATATCAGTTTGATTTGCTCGGCTTGAATATCGGAAAGTTTCCCGATGGGCCAAAGTATTCTTTTTCTGACCTTTTTGCCATCCCTGTAGGATTCGGCAATAGAGTAAGATTTATAGGTTTTCCCTTTGTATTTAGAATCGCTATAAGTAAGGTGCATAATGTAGTCCCAATATTCTTTGACTACACTATCATTAATAAAATATTTTGTCAAGTCAGTATTTATAGGGTTATAAAGGATTTGTATTAATAAATAGGCCATTTAT from Candidatus Kuenenia stuttgartiensis carries:
- a CDS encoding Ig-like domain-containing protein; translation: MFAKFDFSNFFPEHGMYINGSTLTNDTFILSDGVNKVTGLVTANGAAATFTPLVNLAYSTAYTATITAGVRAANYAGTSLNSNYSWSFTTESAPPQTPTSKPSPTPSPELKFTPTPIFVTSPTPPATETPTPTIPAETPTPSPAPTPGYTVSMSLSKDMAYLFGDTVVVTVTDLGRNADSASEEVLTTAIKVFGVNYYSGKDLLLDLNEDGADSGTFLATIRTGTATTGGASSNVRSNIGVIKTVQGGTATVEYTGKALTEATISRELTFGSFDATLSFDADSYSIGDYAKMMLADAERNTNHTEAEVLPNDVFIETSPFNTTRVRMVETGADTGAFVGTIQVVDSGGTLEYERIQAAAGETLTITYFDEINTTGYPRVVTATAFVAAVTPSPTATAPMPSPTTTPAPVTCIAASIAAHPEELEIVKNESAEIIVTVTGEDGCVAEDVKVKTKVSKNNPEKIKITPSGQKTDANGQVIFTIKAKKGKGKADINFKAKGVNKKIKVTVYLIK
- a CDS encoding IS1634 family transposase, producing MAYLLIQILYNPINTDLTKYFINDSVVKEYWDYIMHLTYSDSKYKGKTYKSYSIAESYRDGKKVRKRILWPIGKLSDIQAEQIKLICKTVENTDQLQTQLKDVAVLESRAYLDIAVVNELWNQWQLDQAFDYDVTAGALPTNMIAKILTINRCTDPCSHYSIPHWAKKSALEDILKIDLSGLNDDKIYYELDKIHKNKISIENHLFNQTFWKRPESYKFINYDLTTSYFVGYNCDLSAFGKGKIECHGRRQVLLGVLINSEGYPFKWDVFPGNTAEVKTLKQNINACKTRFKLTDKNVTLVFDRGIISEDNANLIEEAKLKYISALDRNQIPSCGVSLKSLNGLSIEDKDASDIPIPQGFLNYDDELYYHDNGVIGNKRFITGFNPTLFIEDRNNRDEKITFFKDYLKEENKNLKNAQRDRQYDATKSRIVDELKRLKIHKYFEDPVLTSITVTHRLKNGQVKSVKSFKIEIKLLTDVIAADRLLDGVCVFITNHTEREDGGAFKAKPQSIVRAYRDKTKIEDVFKNVKSFLKIRPFFVNTEAHVKAVYTICILAYFINRYLSNQRKAIGEKDFLNSKELYAPFKDIDIATLEAKNTGETLKKAVKLPAVTQMLLEKLGMSNVVFGQ